A portion of the Streptomyces sp. NBC_00376 genome contains these proteins:
- a CDS encoding JmjC domain-containing protein, whose amino-acid sequence MGPLARYVGDEQVFHRTLWRRTPAVLHPRTPLTEALTVAELDRILDAGLLTTPYATLVHEDGPVPEERYCSPRVVLGGIDNRYVDAGAVRRLIGEEGATLLLRYVDQWHAGVRELADGLAECFQRQVEAFFFLTPPGTQGRPVHRDDADVLAVQIHGSKRWRVYPGPPDGNWQPERVDGDPGDPLLDVVLRQGEVLYVPRGFAHEAEATGGSSSAHLSFTVREAGSAHLYAVLEALLLNGDGLPARPNDDAALTGATNDLIAHFRRTLTGLMPEELVHLARGAMRREQHTAEGSLSALLG is encoded by the coding sequence ATGGGCCCGCTTGCAAGATATGTGGGCGACGAGCAGGTGTTCCATCGCACCCTGTGGCGCCGCACACCCGCCGTACTACATCCCCGCACCCCCCTGACGGAGGCGCTGACGGTCGCCGAGCTGGACAGGATCCTGGACGCAGGTCTCCTCACCACCCCGTACGCGACGCTTGTGCACGAGGACGGTCCGGTACCGGAGGAGCGTTACTGTTCCCCCCGTGTCGTCCTGGGCGGGATCGACAACCGCTACGTGGATGCCGGGGCGGTGCGCCGATTGATCGGCGAGGAGGGAGCCACGCTCCTTCTGCGGTACGTCGACCAGTGGCACGCAGGCGTGCGGGAACTGGCCGATGGGCTCGCGGAGTGTTTTCAACGTCAGGTGGAGGCGTTCTTCTTCCTCACCCCGCCGGGGACGCAGGGCCGTCCTGTGCACCGCGACGACGCCGACGTGCTGGCCGTTCAGATACACGGCTCGAAGCGGTGGCGGGTGTATCCAGGACCGCCCGACGGGAACTGGCAGCCCGAGCGCGTGGACGGCGACCCGGGGGATCCGCTGCTCGACGTGGTTCTGCGTCAGGGCGAAGTCCTCTACGTGCCGCGGGGGTTCGCGCATGAGGCCGAAGCCACCGGGGGAAGCTCGTCCGCTCACCTCTCGTTCACGGTCCGCGAGGCCGGCTCCGCCCACTTGTACGCCGTTCTCGAAGCACTCCTGCTGAACGGCGACGGACTGCCCGCCAGGCCCAACGACGACGCAGCGTTGACCGGAGCCACGAACGACCTCATCGCGCATTTTCGCCGCACGCTCACCGGCCTCATGCCAGAAGAGCTGGTACATCTGGCCCGGGGTGCAATGCGTCGCGAACAGCACACCGCCGAGGGTTCCTTGAGCGCGCTGCTGGGCTGA
- the kdpA gene encoding potassium-transporting ATPase subunit KdpA encodes MDDTLAGWLQVLALVVALGLSFRPLGGYMARVLTADHHWRAERFIYRAGGVNGDADQKWSVYLRSILAFSAVSVLFLYAFLRLQNHLLLSLGMKPVSTDQSFNTAASFVTNTNWQSYSGESAMGHLVQMAGLTVQNFVSAAVGIAVVATLIRGFNRKKTDRVGNFWVDLTRIVLRVLLPLAFVFAIVLVAAGAVQNFHGIHDITTIAGGHQGLPGGPVASQESIKELGTNGGGFYNANSAHPFENPNAFTNLIEIYLMLVIAFSLPRTFGTMVGDNRQGYAVVAVMALIWGASVAIVTANELHSVSSTAGHAAGGMMEGKETRFGIWASALFAVSTTLTSCGAVNSSHDSYTPGGGGMTIFNMMLGEIAPGGAGSGLYGILILAIVAVFVAGLMVGRTPEYLGKKLRGREMKFASLYILTTPVVALVGAGLAMALPGERAAMLNSGPHGFSEVLYAFASAANNNGSAFAGLSANTVWYNTTLGVVMLVGRFLPMVFVLALAGSLAEQQPVPVTAGTLPTHRPQFVGLLTAVILIVVGLTYFPALALGPLAEGLH; translated from the coding sequence ATGGACGACACCCTCGCGGGCTGGCTCCAGGTACTTGCCCTGGTGGTTGCGCTAGGTCTTTCATTCCGCCCGCTGGGCGGCTACATGGCCCGCGTCCTGACTGCTGATCACCATTGGCGGGCCGAACGCTTCATCTACCGGGCAGGCGGAGTGAACGGCGACGCCGACCAGAAGTGGTCGGTCTACCTGCGGAGCATCCTGGCCTTCTCGGCCGTGTCGGTGCTGTTCCTGTACGCGTTTCTGCGCCTGCAGAACCATCTCCTGCTGTCCCTGGGAATGAAGCCGGTTTCCACGGACCAGTCGTTCAACACCGCGGCATCCTTCGTCACCAATACCAACTGGCAGTCGTATTCCGGTGAGTCGGCGATGGGGCACCTGGTCCAGATGGCGGGCCTCACGGTGCAGAACTTCGTATCCGCGGCCGTGGGTATCGCCGTCGTCGCCACACTGATCCGGGGCTTCAACCGGAAGAAGACCGATCGCGTCGGAAATTTCTGGGTGGACCTGACACGGATCGTGCTTCGCGTTCTGCTGCCGCTGGCTTTCGTCTTCGCGATCGTTCTGGTGGCTGCCGGTGCCGTTCAGAATTTCCACGGAATCCATGACATCACCACCATCGCGGGCGGGCACCAGGGCCTGCCCGGAGGCCCCGTCGCCTCCCAGGAGTCCATCAAGGAACTGGGCACCAACGGCGGTGGTTTCTACAACGCGAACTCCGCGCACCCCTTCGAGAATCCCAACGCCTTCACCAACCTGATCGAGATCTACCTCATGCTGGTCATCGCGTTCTCGCTCCCGCGGACATTCGGGACGATGGTCGGCGACAACCGCCAGGGATACGCCGTCGTCGCCGTGATGGCACTGATCTGGGGCGCGTCGGTCGCCATCGTCACCGCCAACGAGCTGCACAGCGTCAGCAGCACCGCCGGTCACGCGGCCGGCGGAATGATGGAGGGCAAGGAGACGCGGTTCGGGATCTGGGCCTCGGCCCTGTTCGCCGTGTCGACCACCCTCACGTCGTGCGGAGCGGTCAACTCCTCCCACGACTCGTACACGCCGGGCGGCGGCGGAATGACGATCTTCAACATGATGCTGGGGGAGATCGCGCCCGGCGGCGCCGGATCCGGGCTCTACGGAATCCTGATCCTGGCGATCGTCGCGGTCTTCGTCGCCGGTCTGATGGTCGGCCGGACACCCGAGTACCTGGGCAAGAAGCTCCGGGGCCGGGAGATGAAGTTCGCCTCGCTCTACATCCTGACCACGCCCGTGGTCGCGCTGGTGGGCGCGGGGCTGGCGATGGCGCTCCCGGGTGAGCGGGCGGCCATGCTCAATTCCGGTCCGCACGGCTTCTCCGAGGTCCTGTACGCCTTCGCGTCGGCCGCGAACAACAACGGCTCGGCGTTCGCAGGGCTGAGCGCGAACACCGTCTGGTACAACACCACACTCGGTGTGGTCATGCTCGTCGGCAGGTTCCTGCCGATGGTGTTCGTCCTGGCGCTCGCCGGCTCTCTCGCAGAACAACAACCCGTTCCGGTCACCGCGGGCACCCTGCCCACCCACCGGCCGCAGTTCGTCGGGCTGTTGACCGCAGTGATCCTCATCGTTGTCGGGCTGACCTACTTTCCCGCGCTCGCGCTCGGCCCCCTCGCGGAAGGCCTGCACTGA
- the kdpF gene encoding K(+)-transporting ATPase subunit F, which translates to MSVEDIVGLAVAACLVIYLVICLIFPEKF; encoded by the coding sequence GTGAGCGTGGAAGACATCGTCGGCCTGGCCGTTGCCGCGTGCCTCGTGATCTACCTGGTCATCTGCCTGATCTTCCCCGAGAAGTTCTAG
- a CDS encoding family 1 encapsulin nanocompartment shell protein, producing MNNLHRELAPVTEAAWDQIEEEARRTFSRHVAGRRVVDVSGPDGPELAAIGDGHLRDIDPPAPDVIARARTSVPVIEWRVPFTVTRSAVDDVERGSDDSDWQPVKDAARTCAFAEDMAIIDGYASAGITGFRDGSSHSPLALPADARDYPATVSQALTQLRLSGVDGPYRLLLGADAYTEATETSDHGYPVATHLARLLDDQILWAPAVTGGVLLSTRGGDFELRLGQDLSIGYQDHDATSIRLYFHQAFTFRMLTPEAVVPIIA from the coding sequence ATGAACAATCTGCACCGCGAACTCGCCCCTGTCACGGAAGCCGCATGGGACCAGATCGAAGAGGAGGCCCGGCGCACCTTCAGCCGCCATGTGGCGGGCCGCCGGGTCGTCGATGTCTCCGGCCCGGACGGGCCCGAACTGGCGGCCATCGGCGACGGTCATCTGCGCGACATCGATCCGCCCGCTCCCGACGTCATCGCACGGGCCCGCACCTCGGTGCCGGTCATCGAGTGGCGCGTGCCGTTCACGGTGACCCGGTCGGCCGTGGACGATGTCGAGCGCGGTTCGGACGACAGCGACTGGCAGCCCGTCAAGGACGCCGCCCGCACCTGTGCGTTCGCGGAGGACATGGCGATCATCGACGGGTACGCGTCGGCCGGGATCACCGGGTTCCGGGACGGCTCCTCGCACTCGCCGCTGGCGCTGCCCGCCGACGCCCGGGACTATCCGGCCACCGTCAGCCAGGCGCTGACGCAGCTGCGGCTGTCCGGTGTCGACGGCCCGTACCGGCTGCTGCTGGGCGCCGACGCGTACACCGAGGCCACCGAGACCTCCGACCACGGGTATCCGGTCGCCACCCATCTGGCCCGGCTGCTCGACGACCAGATCCTGTGGGCGCCCGCGGTCACGGGCGGGGTACTGCTGTCCACCCGTGGCGGCGACTTCGAACTGCGCCTGGGCCAGGACCTGTCGATCGGCTATCAGGACCACGACGCGACGAGCATCCGGCTCTACTTCCATCAGGCGTTCACCTTCCGGATGCTGACGCCGGAGGCCGTGGTCCCGATCATCGCCTGA
- a CDS encoding DUF4118 domain-containing protein → MARGRLRIYLGAAPGVGKTYAMLAEGQRLRARGADVVVGFVEPHGRRPTAAMADGLETVARRTLSHRGALFTEMDLDAVLARRPQIALVDELAHSNVPGVRNAKRWQDVEELLDVGIDVVTTLNVQHLESLNDVVRQITGVTQRETLPDEVARRADQIELVDLPPEALRRRMVHGDIYAPDRIESALTHYFRVGNLTALREIALLWLADRVEEGLQRYRAEHGIIAPWETRERILVSLSGGPEGETLIRRAARISARTPGTELLALHVVLEDGLTDVDPAVLDAQRTLLESLGGSYHQTTGEDVVHALLQFAEAENVTQIVLGASRHGRLASLLRAGVGERTIKGSGPIDVHIVTHREAAGAAVLRLPHPSRGTGPRRYWAALAGAVVLLPVLTLLLTAVRAHLDFSGDLVVYLLAVVVVALVGGLYPALLAAIAAALLADYYFIAPVHSLAIERPDAITALVVFIATAALVGTAAGTAARRTHQAVRATSEARALSRLAAAMMRGQDLTELVEQIRENFGLSAISLLERDPEASPAPRWYVVASAGERPPEKPYEADAESPVDDNLTLAVRGSGLSTEDQRVLAACAAELGLAHARGRIAGCSDGTDILADAERTRASLLLAAGRDLRAPLHTAEEALVRLRSRRSGETVSEEAQLLDSARAAVHRAAQLVTDLDDVSRLHAGALDLYLRPVDLNEMLAAALDDLGPGGHSITLRLPEQLPDVIADAALLTRALTALGADALRHSPSDRPPVITAEVQIGRVRIRVEDGTPDRGPELSPEAFRAPGPRADSLAVRLSRDLAEAMDGTLETAAESRGFSVMLTLPGSAPGGSTTSGRNE, encoded by the coding sequence GTGGCACGTGGACGGTTGCGGATCTACCTCGGGGCCGCCCCCGGGGTCGGGAAGACGTACGCCATGCTCGCCGAGGGTCAGCGGCTGCGCGCACGGGGTGCGGATGTGGTCGTCGGCTTCGTCGAGCCGCATGGCCGTCGGCCGACCGCGGCCATGGCCGACGGCCTGGAGACGGTGGCCCGCCGTACGCTGAGCCACCGCGGTGCGCTCTTCACCGAGATGGATCTCGACGCGGTCCTGGCCCGCCGCCCCCAGATCGCACTGGTCGACGAGCTGGCCCACTCCAACGTTCCGGGAGTCCGCAACGCCAAGCGGTGGCAGGACGTGGAGGAGCTCCTGGACGTCGGCATCGATGTTGTCACCACGCTCAATGTCCAGCACCTGGAGTCCCTCAACGACGTGGTGCGGCAGATCACGGGCGTCACGCAGCGGGAGACCCTGCCCGACGAGGTGGCCCGCCGGGCCGACCAGATCGAACTGGTCGACCTGCCACCGGAGGCGCTCCGCCGCCGCATGGTCCATGGCGACATCTATGCGCCGGACCGGATCGAGTCCGCCCTCACTCACTACTTCCGGGTCGGCAACCTCACCGCACTGCGCGAGATCGCCTTGCTGTGGCTGGCCGACCGGGTGGAGGAAGGGCTGCAGCGCTACCGCGCGGAACACGGCATCATCGCCCCCTGGGAGACCCGGGAACGCATCCTGGTGTCCCTGAGCGGCGGACCCGAGGGCGAGACGCTGATCCGCCGTGCCGCGCGGATCAGCGCCCGTACCCCCGGAACGGAGTTGCTGGCCCTCCACGTGGTCCTGGAGGACGGACTCACCGACGTCGACCCGGCAGTACTGGACGCCCAGCGCACCCTTCTGGAGTCACTCGGCGGCAGCTACCACCAGACCACGGGCGAGGACGTCGTCCATGCCCTGCTCCAGTTCGCCGAGGCGGAGAACGTCACTCAGATCGTGCTGGGCGCGAGCCGGCACGGTCGCCTCGCCTCCCTCCTGAGAGCAGGTGTGGGAGAGCGGACGATCAAGGGGTCCGGCCCCATCGACGTGCACATCGTCACCCACAGGGAGGCAGCAGGGGCCGCCGTGCTGAGGCTTCCGCATCCGAGCCGCGGCACGGGCCCAAGACGGTACTGGGCTGCGCTGGCCGGCGCCGTGGTGCTGCTGCCTGTACTGACACTCCTGCTGACCGCGGTGCGCGCCCACCTTGACTTCTCGGGCGACCTCGTCGTCTATCTGCTTGCCGTCGTCGTGGTCGCCCTGGTCGGAGGGCTCTACCCCGCGCTCCTCGCGGCCATTGCCGCCGCCCTGCTCGCCGACTACTACTTCATCGCCCCGGTGCACTCGCTGGCCATCGAGCGCCCTGACGCGATTACCGCACTCGTCGTGTTCATTGCCACGGCCGCTCTCGTCGGCACGGCAGCGGGAACGGCTGCTCGGCGCACGCACCAGGCCGTACGTGCGACATCCGAGGCGAGGGCGCTGAGCCGCCTGGCCGCCGCCATGATGCGTGGCCAGGATCTGACGGAATTGGTGGAGCAGATCCGGGAGAATTTCGGTCTCAGTGCGATCAGCCTGCTCGAAAGGGATCCGGAAGCATCTCCCGCGCCCCGTTGGTACGTGGTCGCCAGCGCAGGGGAGCGGCCACCGGAAAAACCCTATGAGGCGGATGCGGAAAGCCCCGTCGACGACAACCTCACGCTGGCCGTGCGTGGGTCAGGGCTGAGTACGGAGGACCAACGCGTCCTCGCTGCATGCGCCGCCGAACTGGGGCTGGCACATGCCCGAGGGCGGATCGCCGGATGTTCCGACGGCACGGACATCCTTGCCGACGCCGAACGGACCCGGGCATCCCTGCTTCTCGCGGCGGGGCGCGATCTGCGTGCTCCGCTGCATACGGCCGAAGAAGCGCTCGTGCGCCTGCGGAGCCGACGCTCCGGCGAGACTGTCTCGGAGGAGGCACAGTTGTTGGACTCTGCACGCGCGGCGGTGCACCGTGCGGCGCAGCTGGTCACTGATCTCGACGATGTGAGCCGTCTGCATGCCGGGGCACTCGATCTCTACCTCCGCCCGGTCGACCTCAACGAGATGCTGGCCGCCGCCTTGGACGACCTGGGGCCCGGCGGCCACTCGATCACCCTGCGCCTGCCGGAACAGCTGCCCGACGTGATCGCCGACGCCGCTCTCCTCACCCGTGCCCTGACCGCCCTCGGGGCCGATGCATTGCGTCACAGCCCGTCGGACCGGCCCCCCGTCATCACCGCCGAGGTACAGATCGGCCGCGTGAGGATTCGGGTGGAGGACGGCACGCCCGACCGGGGCCCGGAACTGAGCCCCGAGGCCTTTCGGGCTCCGGGCCCCAGGGCCGACAGCCTGGCTGTGCGGCTGTCGCGCGACTTGGCCGAGGCCATGGACGGGACCCTGGAGACGGCCGCGGAGAGCCGCGGCTTCTCGGTGATGCTCACTCTTCCGGGTTCCGCGCCCGGCGGCTCCACGACATCCGGCCGCAACGAGTGA
- a CDS encoding JmjC domain-containing protein: protein MDWLERCVPNVEQLLGTYWRKEPVLLRPQDPPLEVLTLSDVDALLDAGLLRVPYVGLYTAQGSIADERFCPMRVITGNPVQGYVDAAAVRRLIDEERATLQFRYVDQWHPPVRELTRGVAERLGRLVEAFFFLSRPGRRGPVHRDDGDLLAIQLSGAKHWQVYAGPADGDWAPVREENPGAPLLDTVLEAGEVLYVPRGFAHTATAVGDASSAHLTVVVREAGAEHLRTALLTGIVDGLTLPGRPLDDDALLRTAAELLDHLSARLDAVTPDDVIGRARPRAYSNRQTV from the coding sequence ATGGACTGGCTGGAACGGTGCGTACCGAACGTGGAGCAGCTCCTGGGTACGTATTGGCGGAAGGAACCGGTGCTCCTGCGGCCGCAGGACCCGCCGCTGGAGGTGCTGACACTCTCGGACGTGGACGCGCTCCTCGACGCGGGGCTGCTGCGCGTTCCGTATGTCGGCCTGTACACCGCGCAGGGGAGCATCGCCGACGAGCGTTTCTGTCCGATGCGCGTCATCACCGGGAACCCTGTCCAGGGGTACGTTGACGCGGCGGCGGTCCGACGACTGATCGATGAAGAACGGGCGACCCTGCAGTTCCGTTACGTCGACCAGTGGCATCCCCCGGTGCGGGAACTCACGAGGGGCGTTGCCGAGCGGCTCGGCCGGCTCGTCGAGGCGTTCTTCTTCCTGAGCCGGCCCGGCCGCCGGGGTCCGGTGCATCGGGACGACGGAGACCTGCTGGCGATCCAGCTCAGCGGTGCCAAGCACTGGCAGGTGTACGCGGGTCCGGCCGACGGCGACTGGGCGCCGGTCCGCGAGGAGAATCCGGGGGCGCCGCTGCTGGACACGGTCCTTGAGGCCGGTGAAGTGTTGTATGTGCCGAGAGGTTTCGCGCACACCGCCACAGCGGTGGGCGACGCCTCGTCGGCTCATCTGACAGTGGTGGTGAGAGAAGCCGGCGCGGAGCATCTGCGCACCGCTCTGCTGACGGGGATCGTCGACGGCCTGACTCTGCCGGGCCGTCCGCTGGACGACGACGCCCTGCTGCGCACCGCGGCCGAACTCCTGGACCATCTCAGCGCACGGCTCGACGCGGTCACCCCGGACGATGTCATCGGCCGGGCAAGACCGCGTGCGTACAGCAACCGTCAGACCGTCTGA
- a CDS encoding Dyp-type peroxidase, giving the protein MPDATTEPDPAAAQPVVAPLTSAALILVATIEPGGEPAVREVLPGLAAFARSIGFRFPDAGLACVTAIGSGAWDRLFDGPRPKQLHPFQELHGARHHAPATPGDLLFHIRAERMDVCYEWAAQLLDRLGGAVTVVDETQGFRYFDHRDLLGFVDGTENPVGADAVSTALVGAEDPPFAGGSYVIVQKYLHDLTSWNALSTEEQERVIGRTKFDDIEFTDDIKPADSHIALNTITDPDGTEHDILRANMPFGSFGQGEFGTYFIGYAADPGVTEQMLRNMFLGSPPASHDRILDFSTAVTGTLFYAPSADFLDAPPPPPSSAGTDAAPEPASAPVTAKTSAPAAPVDGSLHIGSLQESAQ; this is encoded by the coding sequence ATGCCCGACGCCACCACGGAGCCGGATCCGGCCGCGGCCCAGCCCGTAGTCGCCCCGCTGACCAGCGCCGCGCTCATCCTGGTCGCCACGATCGAGCCCGGTGGCGAGCCCGCCGTGCGCGAGGTGCTGCCCGGTCTCGCGGCCTTCGCCCGCTCCATCGGATTCCGGTTCCCCGACGCCGGCCTGGCCTGTGTGACCGCCATCGGGTCCGGTGCCTGGGACCGGCTGTTCGACGGGCCGAGGCCGAAGCAGCTCCACCCGTTCCAGGAACTCCACGGAGCCCGCCACCACGCGCCCGCCACCCCGGGGGACCTGCTGTTCCACATCCGGGCCGAGCGGATGGACGTGTGCTACGAGTGGGCGGCCCAGCTGCTCGATCGGCTCGGCGGCGCGGTGACCGTCGTCGACGAGACGCAGGGGTTCCGCTACTTCGACCACCGGGACCTGCTCGGATTCGTCGACGGCACGGAGAACCCGGTGGGGGCGGACGCCGTCTCGACGGCCCTGGTGGGCGCCGAGGATCCCCCGTTCGCGGGCGGCAGTTACGTCATCGTGCAGAAGTACCTGCACGACCTCACGTCGTGGAACGCGCTGAGCACCGAGGAGCAGGAGCGGGTCATCGGCCGTACGAAGTTCGACGACATCGAGTTCACCGACGACATCAAGCCCGCCGACTCGCACATCGCCCTCAACACGATCACCGACCCGGACGGCACGGAGCACGACATCCTGCGGGCCAACATGCCGTTCGGCAGCTTCGGACAGGGCGAGTTCGGGACGTACTTCATCGGTTACGCGGCCGATCCCGGCGTCACCGAGCAGATGCTCCGCAACATGTTCCTCGGCAGTCCGCCCGCCAGCCACGACCGCATTCTCGACTTCTCGACCGCGGTCACCGGCACCCTCTTCTACGCCCCCAGCGCCGACTTCCTCGACGCCCCGCCGCCTCCGCCCTCCTCGGCCGGGACCGATGCCGCGCCGGAACCCGCGTCCGCGCCGGTGACGGCGAAGACCTCGGCCCCGGCCGCCCCTGTCGACGGTTCGCTGCACATCGGCAGCCTGCAAGAAAGCGCCCAGTGA
- the kdpB gene encoding potassium-transporting ATPase subunit KdpB — MTTTATPAPTPPGAGRQQHRVSGGLLDPRQLLTSFPDALRKLDPRVMVHNPVMFVVEVGAALTTLSAIKEPSVFAWVITGWLWLTSVFANLAEAVAEGRGKAQAETLRRARTTTMARRLTGWQPGAADAAEQEVPGVALRLGDHVVVEAGQTIPGDGDVVEGIASVDESAITGESAPVIRESGGDRSAVTGGTKVLSDRIVVKITSKPGETFIDRMIALVEGAARQKTPNEIALDILLASLTIIFLIAVATLQPFAIFAGAEQTIVVLVSLVVALIPTTIGALLSAIGIAGMDRLVQRNVLAMSGRAVEAAGDVNTLLLDKTGTITLGNRQAAEFLPVNGVSTEELADASQLSSIADETPEGRSIVVLAKQQYALRGRGEGELAQARFVPFTAQSRMSGVDLNDPQANLSLRKGAATAVMRWVRDNGGHPTAEVGGIVDGISASGGTPLVVGEVTRHGDERGARVLGVIHLKDVVKEGMRERFDELRRMGIRTVMITGDNPLTAKAIADEAGVDDFLAEATPEDKMALIKREQAGGKLVAMTGDGTNDAPALAQADVGVAMNTGTSAAKEAGNMVDLDSNPTKLIEIVEIGKQLLITRGALTTFSIANDVAKYFAIIPAMFAVVHPGLDKLNIMRLHSPTSAIASAIVFNALIIIALIPLALRGVRYRPSSAATLLSRNIWMYGLGGLVLPFVGIKLLDLLIQFIPGLR; from the coding sequence ATGACCACGACCGCCACTCCCGCTCCCACCCCGCCGGGCGCCGGACGCCAGCAGCACCGGGTCTCGGGCGGACTGCTCGATCCCAGGCAGCTCCTGACATCCTTCCCCGACGCCCTGCGCAAGCTGGATCCGCGAGTGATGGTCCACAACCCCGTCATGTTCGTGGTGGAGGTCGGGGCGGCGCTGACCACGCTTTCGGCCATCAAGGAGCCCAGTGTCTTCGCCTGGGTGATCACGGGGTGGCTCTGGCTGACATCCGTCTTCGCCAACCTCGCCGAAGCAGTGGCCGAGGGACGAGGAAAGGCCCAGGCGGAGACGCTCCGCCGGGCCAGGACGACGACCATGGCCCGTCGTCTCACCGGCTGGCAGCCGGGCGCGGCCGACGCCGCGGAGCAGGAAGTTCCGGGCGTCGCTCTCCGTCTGGGCGATCATGTCGTCGTCGAGGCCGGGCAGACCATCCCCGGCGACGGAGACGTGGTCGAGGGCATCGCCAGCGTCGACGAATCGGCCATCACGGGAGAGTCGGCGCCGGTGATCCGCGAGTCCGGTGGCGACCGGTCGGCCGTCACGGGCGGTACCAAAGTGCTCTCGGACCGGATCGTCGTGAAGATCACCTCGAAGCCGGGGGAGACCTTCATCGACCGGATGATCGCACTCGTGGAGGGGGCCGCACGGCAGAAGACACCGAACGAGATCGCGCTCGACATCCTGCTGGCATCCCTCACGATCATCTTCCTGATCGCGGTGGCGACCCTGCAGCCCTTCGCCATCTTCGCCGGGGCGGAGCAGACCATCGTCGTCCTTGTCTCCCTCGTGGTGGCCCTCATCCCCACGACGATCGGTGCGCTGCTCTCGGCGATCGGCATCGCGGGCATGGACCGGCTCGTGCAGCGCAACGTGCTGGCGATGTCCGGGCGCGCGGTGGAGGCCGCGGGCGACGTCAACACCCTCCTGCTCGACAAGACCGGCACCATCACCCTCGGCAACCGTCAGGCCGCCGAGTTCCTTCCGGTGAACGGGGTGAGCACCGAGGAACTCGCGGACGCCTCCCAGCTGTCGTCGATCGCCGACGAGACCCCCGAGGGCCGCTCGATCGTCGTCCTCGCCAAGCAGCAGTACGCCCTACGAGGCCGTGGCGAGGGAGAACTGGCCCAGGCACGGTTCGTACCCTTCACCGCCCAGAGCCGGATGAGCGGTGTCGACCTCAACGACCCTCAGGCGAACCTGTCTCTGCGCAAGGGAGCGGCGACGGCCGTGATGCGCTGGGTCCGTGACAACGGCGGCCACCCCACGGCAGAGGTCGGCGGCATCGTCGACGGCATCTCCGCGAGCGGAGGCACCCCGCTGGTCGTCGGCGAAGTGACCCGGCACGGCGATGAACGCGGCGCCCGGGTCCTGGGCGTCATCCACCTCAAGGACGTGGTCAAGGAGGGCATGCGGGAGCGGTTCGACGAGCTGCGCCGGATGGGTATCCGTACGGTCATGATCACCGGCGACAACCCGCTGACCGCGAAGGCCATCGCCGATGAGGCAGGAGTGGACGACTTCCTCGCCGAGGCCACGCCCGAGGACAAGATGGCCCTCATCAAGCGGGAGCAGGCGGGCGGCAAGCTCGTCGCGATGACCGGCGACGGCACGAACGACGCCCCGGCGCTCGCCCAGGCGGATGTCGGCGTGGCCATGAACACCGGCACCTCGGCCGCCAAGGAGGCCGGGAACATGGTGGACCTGGACTCCAACCCCACGAAGCTGATCGAGATCGTCGAGATCGGCAAGCAGCTGCTCATCACGCGTGGTGCGCTGACGACGTTCTCGATCGCCAACGACGTCGCGAAGTACTTCGCGATCATCCCCGCGATGTTCGCCGTGGTCCATCCCGGCCTGGACAAGCTCAACATCATGCGACTGCACAGCCCGACCTCGGCGATCGCCTCGGCGATCGTCTTCAACGCACTGATCATCATCGCCCTGATTCCGCTGGCACTGCGGGGCGTGCGCTACCGGCCGTCCTCCGCAGCGACACTGCTCA